In Ciconia boyciana chromosome 30, ASM3463844v1, whole genome shotgun sequence, a single genomic region encodes these proteins:
- the LOC140645034 gene encoding ciliary microtubule associated protein 1A-like: MDGAWVGTWRPHRPRGPIMAQFTSPGPKYSIPGTTGYLAHNPTKTKAPAYTFRGAKPPVTDSCSPGPRYYVPPSITRNGKYVAPAQHICGLPKIKTEITPGPSDYSTDKANKHLYKCAPAQSMAFRHKAVKTDQTPGPATYTLPRLVGPNTAYTHASPCYSLKGKSKHRGFAEDLSKMPGPAAFPKVELDVYKKRAPMYTMGTKSRLGGDRTVKPGPADYCLGKVTLIKPQAPAPTFGLRHSLYTAPLIALI, encoded by the exons ATGGACGGAGCCTGGGTGGGCACCTGGAGACCTCATCGCCCACGCGGCCCCATCATGGCCCAGTTCACCAGCCCGGGACCCAAGTACTCAATCCCCGGGACAACAG GTTACCTGGCTCACAatcccaccaaaaccaaagccCCTGCCTACACTTTTCGAGGGGCCAAGCCTCCCGTCACAGACAGCTGCTCTCCGGGTCCTCGGTACTACGTCCCGCCCTCCATCACCAGGAACGGGAAGTACGTGGCTCCAGCACAGCACATCTGCGGACTTCCCAAGATTAAGACCGAGATCACTCCTGGACCAA GTGACTACTCCACCGACAAGGCCAACAAACACCTCTACAAATGCGCGCCGGCGCAGTCCATGGCCTTCCGGCACAAGGCGGTTAAAACTGACCAAACTCCAG GTCCTGCCACCTACACCCTGCCTAGGCTGGTGGGACCCAACACAGCCTACACCCACGCCAGCCCGTGCTACTCCCTGAAAGGGAAGAGCAAGCACAGGGGCTTTGCTGAAGACCTCTCCAAG ATGCCAGGTCCTGCTGCATTCCCCAAGGTGGAACTGGACGTCTACAAAAAAAGGGCTCCCATGTACACGATGGGAACCAAAAGTAGACTTGGAGGCGACAGAACAGTGAAGCCGGGGCCGGCAGACTACTGCCTGGGAAAG GTGACACTGATCAAGCCCCAGGCACCTGCTCCCACTTTTGGACTCCGACATTCCCTCTACACAGCTCCTCTAATAGCTCTGATATGA